The segment GTTTCAACATCGGCGCCGATCAGCTGTTCCTGACGAAGAGGGCGGCGCCAGATCCAGTTCGAGGCTGTAACGGACAGTGCCCCTGCCGCTTAGTCCCTCTAGCCTGCGGGCCCGGAGGTCTGCGGAAGCGGCGGCTTGCGCTCCGGAAGCTTCTTCTTCGGAGGCGCAGGCAGCAAACCTTCCCTGATCGCCTGTTTGCGGGCGAGCTTGCGGGCCCGGCGAATAGCTTCGGACTTCTCGCGCGTTTTTCTCTCCGAAGGCTTCTCATAGGCGCGCCGCTGTTTCATCTCGCGAAAGACGCCTTCGCGTTGCATCTTCTTTTTCAGAACGCGAAGCGCCTGGTCGACGTTGTTGTCGCGGACAAGAACCTGCATTGAAACTCCTCGCTGGGCTGCGAAAGGGGGCGATCCTGCACGCAGCCAATTGCGCAGGAGATTTTTTGCG is part of the Bradyrhizobium commune genome and harbors:
- the rpsU gene encoding 30S ribosomal protein S21, whose translation is MQVLVRDNNVDQALRVLKKKMQREGVFREMKQRRAYEKPSERKTREKSEAIRRARKLARKQAIREGLLPAPPKKKLPERKPPLPQTSGPAG